DNA from Intestinimonas massiliensis (ex Afouda et al. 2020):
TAAACGGTGAATTGCAGATTATCCCACCGAAAACAAAAGCGTCCGTTCGAAAACTGGTGCTACCGCCTGCGGTGCTGGCCGTGCTGCGGGAGTACCGCAGGAAGGCGGATTCCCGCTGGATGTTTCCGTCCCCGGTGAAGGCGGATCGACCGATCACGCCCGGCGTGGCACGAAGGCGGCTTCAGACGATACTGGAGCGGGCAGACTGCAAGCGTGTCAGATTTCATGATCTGCGGCACACCTTCGCGACGCTGGCGCTGGAAAACGGCATGGATGTGAAAACCCTCTCCGCCATGCTGGGCCATGTGTCGGCGGTGACAACGCTGGACATCTACACCCACATCACCGGCGATATGCAGCGGGCAGCCGCCGCCAGCATCGACCGGAGCATCGGCAAAGCAGAACCGCAGGAAGAAGCGGAGCCGGAGCAGAAAGGCATCGTGGACTTCCAGCCCTATGTGGGGAAGAAAAGGAAACCGGGCACCGGCTGCGTCAGCGAACTCAATGACCACCTGTTTGAAGGGCGCTATTCTCCCATATGGCCGGACGGGACACAGCATTCCCGCAACGTCTACGCCCGCACCCGCGAGGAGTGCGAGGAAAAGCTCAAGGCGCTGATCACGGAGATGAACGAGGAACGCAAAAATCTCAAGGAGCAGCTTGCGGGCATCGCCCCACCGGAAAAGCTGACAAAGAAGCAGCGCAAGCTGTGGGACTATATGCGCCTCCACCCGGAGGTCACGGAGTTCTCGACCATCGCCAAACGAACCGGACTGGCAAGAAATACCGTGAAGAAGCACTATGGGATGGTGGCGGGGATGCTTGGGAGAAAATAGAAATCACGGAAGTGCAAGAGCAGAGGCGAAGAGGATTGATTGGAATCCTTGCCTCTGTTTTTCCTGTTTTGATATAGATGAAATATGTAAAAAACTAAGATAATTCTATGACAGTATTGCGTATGCGTAATGCGGATTCTTGTCTTTTGCTAAAATCGATGGTACTATGATATTGAAAATTGTGTGAGGTCTCACGGCAGAAAACTACCACATCATCCAGCAGGCATTTGCCAAACGCTTCTATCGTGAGCCATAAATGAGCTGAAATATCGGAGGTGCAGCATGGCTATACCAAAGCTGAAAAAGCAGGATGTTATTGATGCCCTGAAATTTATCGACGAGAACGGAGTTCCCGAACATAATACAAGCGTAAAATATGTACTTGTGTCTGAGAATGGGAAAAAGTATCCGCCGAAGTATGTAGTAGCCGTTGCTGACCATTTGGCAAACGGCACAGATATTTCAACAACTGGATTTAATGCCGTTGAAGCGAAAAACTATTTGGAGGAGCAGGGATTTACCATCGAGACTAAGCAGCAGGAGAAGTTTGAACTTACCATTACTGCCGAAAGTGTCGAGTCAACAGATGAACGTTTTACAATGGATAATCTGAGCCTCGGTGATAACTATAAGCCTTTGGATGCCTATTTCCAAAGAGCGAATGGGGATATAATCAGGCGTGCCTATAACAAAGGCGAAAGAAGAAACACAAATCAGACTCTGCCGCGCATTGCCTGCCAGGTTTTTGAGAAACAGCTTGCCACATTGTCGGTTGAGGATAAGGAGAACTTTCCTGTCTGTAAATATAATCCGGACAGCGACGTAATCAGAGGTATCTATACGAGTGTGGATGAATTCAAGAAACACCGCAACACGATAGAATACCTGACATATAGTTATGATAACGGCCGCCAATTTGTGATCTACAGCTGGAATATCTTTACTACGGTTGTCTTTGTGCAGGAATGCTTGAAGCGTTTTGGCGAACCGGGGGATCAATTCGTCCTTGTGTACCGCGAAAAAGATGAGAAGGAAACCGCAGCGGCGGAACCGACTGCCCAGATAAATCTTGATCAGAGGGCTAAAAAGTATCTGAATGAATTCTCTTCTATGCTGATCAAATCAAAAAATCTGATTTTCAGAGGAGCGCCTGGTACTGGCAAGACTTATCTTGCAAAAGAAATTGCTGCGGATATTATTAGCAATGGTTATGAGGACAAGTATGATTGTCTTACTGACGAGCAGAAAAAACAGGTAGAGTTTGTCCAGTTCCACCCGAGTTATGACTACTCTGATTTTGTTGAGGGGCTGAGACCAAAGGTCAACGATGACGGGACGATGGGCTTTGAATTGCAGGACGGCATTTTTAAGAAGTTTGTTGCCCGCGCCAGAAAGAACTATGAGGACTCACAAAAAACCAGAGAAGACGTGGAAAAGGAAGTCACGGTTCAGGAATCCATGGCGGAGTTTTTCTCTGATATTGAGTTTGGCGTTGATACATTTAAGACGATTAACGGAAATGAGTTTACCATTACCGGTGTGGATGATGGGCATATTTATATTTCTATTCCTGGAAACGCAATGGCGAACAAGCTTGCTTTGAATCTGGACGAAGTTAGAAAGATGTTGGAATCCGGGCAGAAGTTTGAGAAGATAAAGGATATTACGACCTTTTTCGGCAAAACGTTTGCTACGCAGGGATACTCCTATGACTTTGCCATCTATAAAGCCATTAGAGCAAAGAAAAGCACAGCTTCAAAGACAAAGGCAAAGCAGGAAGAATTGAAAAAATACATATTTATCATCGATGAGATTAATCGCGGCGAAATTTCAAAGATTTTTGGTGAACTGTTCTTTGCGATAGACCCTGGTTATCGCGGCAAAGCCGGAGAAATCTCCACGCAGTATTCCAATTTGCACTTTAATCCTGATGAAAAGTTCTATATTCCTGAGAATGTCTATATTATCGGCACCATGAACGATATCGACCGCTCTGTAGACAGCTTTGATTTTGCCATGCGCCGCCGCTTCCGCTTTGTGGAGCTTAAAGCGGATGAACATCTCGAAGCAATTAATGAGTCGATAGAGGACGAAGAGCGTAGGTCTGAAGCAATCAGAAGAATGAGCGAGCTCAATAAGGCAATCCCCGAGGTTGAGGATCTGAACGAAAACTATCAGATTGGCGCAGCCTATTTTGCGAAGTTGAGAACGCTTGATTTTGACCAGCTTTGGACAGATTACCTGCAGCCGCTCCTGCAGGAGTACATACAGGGAATGTACGATGAGGAGGGGATCATGAATCGGTTCGCGAGGGCATACGGCTATCAGAAACCCGCCAGAGGTGATGAGAATGAAGCTGCTCAGAATCAAGGATAACTCTCAGCAGAAAAAGGATGCCTTTTCTCAAATAGGGAAGTTGACAGGGAAAATTGCTGATAAAACGCTGGAGCAGCTTGAGCGAGAAGGAGTATTCGTATTTCCTGAAACCGTAAAGGACGCAGGGGATATTTCACGAGATCAGATGATCCTTCAAAGCGTCAATGACACCTATCGCACGGGTAATGTGATGGGCTTTCTTGGATGTGGTGATGAGCGGCTTGTTATTGAGTCGCGTTTCTGCGGAGAAGGCGAAGATTACTTTTTTCAGTATCTTTTGGACAAGGTTCTGGACTTTCCCAATATTGTTGATTTAGAGTCCGATGCCAATCAAGATAACCGGCTGTTCAATTTTTTGCTGTTCCTGTTCCCGTACTATCTCAAGGCAGCTATGCGGAAGGGCTTATTCAAGAAGTATATCCGATACAGGTACAATGACGGAAATGTAAAGGGTACGATTGATGTTGCAAGACATATAGAGAAGAACACACCGTTTGTTGGAAATGTTGCATACAGCCAGCGTGAGTTTTCTTATGACAACTGTCTAATGGAGTTGGTGCGGCATACCATAGAGTTTGTTAAGAGAAAACCATATGGGAACAGCCTGCTTGTCAAAGTAAAAGATGAGGTAAAACTCATTGTAGATGCAACTCCGGGTTATGAGCCGTATGATCGACAGAAAATCATTGAACAGAATAAGAAGAATACCGTCCGCCATGCCTATTTCCGCGAGTATCTCGCATTGCAGAGGCTGTGCCTCCTGATCCTTCAACACCAGAAACACCAAATCGGCACAGGGTCGAGGCAGATATACGGCATTTTGTTTGACGGTGCATGGCTGTGGGAGGAGTATATCAACTCGCTCATCAAAGAAACTTTCTATCACCCGATGAACAAGAACGGCGCGGGCGCGCAGAGATTGTTTGAGCGGAATGTGGGACTGATTTATCCGGATTTCATCAGCCGGAATAGCAAAACGCGGATCATTGCGGATGCTAAGTATAAGCCCATCGACAACATCGGCAATCGAGATTATTTACAAGTGCTTGCCTATATGTTCCGCTTTGATGCGAAGACTGGCTATTATCTCTATCCAGAAACAGAAGGCTCTGCCGATTTGAAATTGCGGATGAATTGCGGTTCTACCTATGAGAAAAATGTTATGCCGCGTGACGACATCAGCCTTACCAAGCATGGCTTGAAAATTCCTGTAGATGCGCTAAATTATGCTGAATTCTCTGTGAGAATGAAGACCTGCGAACAAGAATTCAAAAGTGCGCTAATATTTTAACTTGTTCAAAGAAGTGTATACTTAAATAAGAAAACAGCCCCTGAAATCATTCGATTTCAGGGGCTGTGGTCCGAGATGGGAGACTCGAACTCCCGGCCTGATGGTCCCAAACCACCCGCGCTACCAACTGCGCTAATCCCGGATTTTAGGTTATTGAGTTTTGCGCCAGATGTGGTCAAACATGTGGTCACGGCGATTTTTTGACCACCTCGGCTTGCGGGGAAAGTGCCTGTATTGCAGGCGTATCAAGGGATTGCGAGGATGGCGTTTTCCGGCTTGAAGGGGGAGCGACCCGCTCCCAAAGCAGGCGCGCTACCAACTGCGCTACACCCGGTTATTAAGTTGTTTTATCCGGCTGGGCGTATTCTCCCAAGCAGGCGTGCTACCAACTGCGCTACACCCCGATATTTGATTTTTGTCTGTCTCGTGGTTGCTTCCAAGCGGTCTTTGCAGATCGGACCGGCAGTCTTTTTGCAGTATAATATATGAAAACAGATTTTTCAAGTCCTATTCCGAGGTGCAGTGTGAATCAATGGAAAGGCGCGGACCCTGCATTGGCTGCGCCTGTCTCCCCAAGTGCATAAAAAAACCCGGATAAATCCGGACTATAGACACAAAAGACTTGACGGGGAAAAAATTACATGGTATACTGAAACGCTTCCATACATGGGAAACCTTTTGCAGATACCCTTCCACGCTATAGCAAGTATAGCAGGTTTCAGGGCCCACCGCAAGAGGGAAGAACAAACAACAAAACAACGCTGTCGTGCGTATCAAAATCGCTGAAAGCCGGGGTTTTGGTCGAAACGACGGAGATCCGGCGGAAAAATGGCGTAAACCGGCGGCCTGAACAGGCAGACCGGTGGAAACAGTCCGGAAATGGAGGGCGAAGTTTGGAGATTCTCCGGCTTCGTGGAGCCAGCGGCGAGGGCGCTTGTGAGCAGAGCAGTCCGCGTCGGAAGATTTAGGGAAAGGAATGGTCATTCGGAATGGTCAACGAGAACCTGAACGGCATGGTCAAAGACGTCTACTACGGCAAGACCCTGCGCAAGAGCTATGCCCGCCACGAAGAGATCCTGGAGATGCCCAACCTGCTGGAGGTCCAGAAGAACTCCTACCAGTGGTTCCTGGACAAGGGCCTGCGGGAGGTCTTTAAGGATGTGGCGGCCATCACCGACTACGCGGGGAACCTGGAGCTCTCTTTCATCGACTACTCCATGGACGAGCCGCCCAAGTACGACGTGGAGGAGTGTAAGGCACGGGACGCCACGTATGCCGCCCCCATCAAGGTGCGGGTGCGTCTGCGCAACAAGGAGACCGAGGAGATCAAGGAACAGGAAATCTTCATGGGCGATTTCCCCATTATGACCGCCTCTGGCTCCTTTGTCATCAACGGCGCCGAGCGCGTTATCGTCTCCCAGATCGTCCGCTCTCCCGGCATCTACTATGCCCGTAATGAGGACAAGGCGGCCAACGTGACCTACGGCACCACCGTCATCCCTTATCGAGGCGCCTGGCTGGAGTATGAGACCGACCTGAGCGACGTGTTCTATGTCCGCATCGACAAGAACCGCAAGCTGCCCATTACCTGCCTGATCCGGGCCGTGGGCCCCCGCACCGACGCCGAGATCATCGAACTGTTCGGCGAGGACCCCCGCATCCTGGCCACCATCGAGAAGGACACCTGCAAGACCCGGGAGGAGGCCCTGCTGGAGATCTACCGCAAGCTCCGCCCCGGCGAGCCCCCCACGGTGGACTCCTCCGAGAGCCTCTTGAACGCTCTGTTCTTTGACCCCCGCCGGTACGACCTGTCCGCGGTGGGCCGCTACAAATTCAATAAAAAGCTGGCCATCTGGCAGCGCCTCAGCGGCCAGAAGCTGGCCCTGCCCGTGGCCGATCCCATGACCGGCGAGATCCTAGCCGAGGCCGGGGAGGTCCTGACCCGCGAGCGGGCCCGGGTGCTGGAGGCCAAGGGCGTCAACGAGGCCGTCATCGACCTGGAGGGCACCCTCGTCAAGGTGTTCTCCAACAACATGGTGGACATGAAGGGCTTTGTCTCCTTCGACCCCGAAGCGTGCGGCGTCACCGAAAAGGTCTATTTCCCCCTGCTGCAGGAGCTGCTGGAGCAGTATGCGGGCGATGAGGAGGGGCTGAAGGAGGCCGTGGCCGATCGGGTAGACGACCTGGTGCCCAAGCACATCTTCGTCGAGGACATGATGGCCTCCATCAACTACCTCAACTGTCTGGCCCACGGCGTGGGCACCGCCGACGACATCGACCATCTGGGCAACCGCCGCCTGCGCTGCGTGGGCGAGCTGCTCCAGAACCAGTTCCGTATCGGCTTCAGCCGTATGGAGCGGGTCATCCGGGAGCGCATGACCATCCAGGACCTGGACATCGTCACTCCCCAGAGCCTGATCAACATCCGCCCCGTCACCGCCTCCATCAAGGAGTTCTTCGGCTCGTCTCCCCTGAGCCAGTTCATGGACCAGACCAACCCCCTGGCCGAGCTGACCCATAAGCGCCGTATGTCCGCCCTGGGCCCCGGCGGCCTGAGCCGCGACCGGGCCTCCTTCGATGTCCGCGACGTCCACTACAGCCACTACGGCCGCCTGTGTCCCATCGAGACCCCGGAAGGACCCAACATCGGCCTGATTTCCTACCTGGCCTCCTATGCCCGCATCAACCGCTACGGCTTCATTGAGGCGCCCTACCGCAAGGTGGATAAGGCCACCGGCCGCCTCACCGATGAGATCGAATATATGACCGCCGACGTGGAGGACGAGTATATCATCGCCCAGGCCACCGAGCCCACCGATGAGGAAGGCTACCTGCTCCACGACCGTATCACCTGCCGCCATCGCAACGAGATCATCGAGGTGGACCGGGACCAGGTGGACTATATCGACGTGTCGCCCAAGATGATGGTGTCCATCGCCACGGCTATGATCCCCTTCCTGGAGAACGACGACGCCAACCGCGCCCTGATGGGCGCCAACATGCAGCGGCAGGCCGTGCCTCTGCTGACCACCGAGGCCCCCATCGTGGCCACCGGACAGGAGCACAAAAACTGCATCGACTCCGGCGTGGCCGTGCTGGCCGAGGGACCCGGCGTGGTGACCAAGGTCTCCGCCGACTACGTCACCGTCCGCTACGACTCCATGGGCGTGAAGGACTATAAGCTGACCAAGTTCATGCGCTCCAACCACACCACCTGCATCAACCAGCGGCCCATCGTCAGCGTGGGCGACCGGCTGGAGAAGGATGACGTGATCGCCGACGGCCCCTCTACGCAGAACGGCGAGGTGGCCCTGGGCAAGAACATCCTCATGGGCTTCATGACCTGGGAGGGCTACAACTACGAGGACGCCATCCTGCTCAACGAGCGTATGGTCAAGGAGGACGTGTTCACCTCCATCCACATCGAGGAGTATGAGACCGAGTCCCGGGACACCAAGCTGGGTCCCGAGGAGATCACCCGCGACATCCCCAACGTGGGCGAGGACGCCCTGAAGGACCTGGACGAACGGGGCATCATCCGCGTGGGCGCCGAGGTCCGGGCCGGCGACATCCTGGTGGGCAAGGTCACCCCCAAGGGCGAGACCGACCTCACCGCCGAGGAGCGGCTGCTCCGGGCCATTTTCGGTGAGAAGGCCCGGGAGGTCCGGGACACCTCCCTGAAGGTGCCCCACGGCGAGAGCGGCATCATCGTGGACGTGAAGGTCTTTACCCGGGAGGCCGGCGACGAGCTGTCCCCCGGCGTCAACATGGTGGTCCGGGTCTATATCGCCCAGAAGCGCAAGATCTCCGTGGGCGACAAGATGGCCGGCCGTCACGGCAACAAGGGCGTGGTCTCCCGCATCCTGCCCCAGGAGGATATGCCCTTCCTGCCCGACGGCACCCCCCTGGACATCGTCCTGAACCCCCTGGGCGTGCCCTCCCGTATGAATATCGGACAGGTGCTGGAGGTCCACCTGGGCTACGCCGCCAAGGCTCTGGGTTGGAAGGTGGCCACCCCCATCTTCAACGGCGCCAACGAGCCCGAGATCGACGCCACCCTCCGGGCTGCCGGCCTGCGCCCCGACGGCAAGAGCTACCTCTACGACGGCCGCACCGGCGAACGCTTTGACAACCCCGTCACCGTGGGCTATGTCTACTTCCTCAAGCTGCACCACCTGGTGGACGATAAGATCCACGCCCGGTCCACCGGCCCCTACTCCCTGGTCACTCAGCAGCCTCTGGGCGGCAAGGCCCAGTTCGGCGGCCAGCGCTTCGGCGAGATGGAGGTGTGGGCCCTGGAGGCCTACGGCGCCGCCTACACCCTCCAGGAGATCCTGACCGTGAAGTCCGACGACGTCACCGGCCGCGTGCGCACCTACGAGTCCATCGTCAAGGGGCACAATGTGCCCAAGCCCGGCGTGCCCGAGTCCTTCAAGGTGCTGGTCAAGGAGCTCCAGGCCCTGT
Protein-coding regions in this window:
- a CDS encoding tyrosine-type recombinase/integrase; amino-acid sequence: MAKKRKSGTGTVRQRGDGRWEGRVVIGYDDNGLPKTKNVLAKTKRECQEKLKTLAESMVGRNDRKVKPDMLFGDWLCYWYETHSKPTLRASTQNNYENVIHNHVLPEIGKIPLNKLSQNDLQQFYGRLKKNGRKRLTEQYGAGLSDRMVRMCHAVCRSALERAVRDDLLRTNPAIGCKLPPKKAKEMQVLDREELQKFLIQAQADGYYELFLLDLCTGLRRGELIALQWDDLNFETGVLTVNKQAYTVNGELQIIPPKTKASVRKLVLPPAVLAVLREYRRKADSRWMFPSPVKADRPITPGVARRRLQTILERADCKRVRFHDLRHTFATLALENGMDVKTLSAMLGHVSAVTTLDIYTHITGDMQRAAAASIDRSIGKAEPQEEAEPEQKGIVDFQPYVGKKRKPGTGCVSELNDHLFEGRYSPIWPDGTQHSRNVYARTREECEEKLKALITEMNEERKNLKEQLAGIAPPEKLTKKQRKLWDYMRLHPEVTEFSTIAKRTGLARNTVKKHYGMVAGMLGRK
- a CDS encoding McrB family protein — protein: MAIPKLKKQDVIDALKFIDENGVPEHNTSVKYVLVSENGKKYPPKYVVAVADHLANGTDISTTGFNAVEAKNYLEEQGFTIETKQQEKFELTITAESVESTDERFTMDNLSLGDNYKPLDAYFQRANGDIIRRAYNKGERRNTNQTLPRIACQVFEKQLATLSVEDKENFPVCKYNPDSDVIRGIYTSVDEFKKHRNTIEYLTYSYDNGRQFVIYSWNIFTTVVFVQECLKRFGEPGDQFVLVYREKDEKETAAAEPTAQINLDQRAKKYLNEFSSMLIKSKNLIFRGAPGTGKTYLAKEIAADIISNGYEDKYDCLTDEQKKQVEFVQFHPSYDYSDFVEGLRPKVNDDGTMGFELQDGIFKKFVARARKNYEDSQKTREDVEKEVTVQESMAEFFSDIEFGVDTFKTINGNEFTITGVDDGHIYISIPGNAMANKLALNLDEVRKMLESGQKFEKIKDITTFFGKTFATQGYSYDFAIYKAIRAKKSTASKTKAKQEELKKYIFIIDEINRGEISKIFGELFFAIDPGYRGKAGEISTQYSNLHFNPDEKFYIPENVYIIGTMNDIDRSVDSFDFAMRRRFRFVELKADEHLEAINESIEDEERRSEAIRRMSELNKAIPEVEDLNENYQIGAAYFAKLRTLDFDQLWTDYLQPLLQEYIQGMYDEEGIMNRFARAYGYQKPARGDENEAAQNQG
- a CDS encoding 5-methylcytosine restriction system specificity protein McrC, with translation MKLLRIKDNSQQKKDAFSQIGKLTGKIADKTLEQLEREGVFVFPETVKDAGDISRDQMILQSVNDTYRTGNVMGFLGCGDERLVIESRFCGEGEDYFFQYLLDKVLDFPNIVDLESDANQDNRLFNFLLFLFPYYLKAAMRKGLFKKYIRYRYNDGNVKGTIDVARHIEKNTPFVGNVAYSQREFSYDNCLMELVRHTIEFVKRKPYGNSLLVKVKDEVKLIVDATPGYEPYDRQKIIEQNKKNTVRHAYFREYLALQRLCLLILQHQKHQIGTGSRQIYGILFDGAWLWEEYINSLIKETFYHPMNKNGAGAQRLFERNVGLIYPDFISRNSKTRIIADAKYKPIDNIGNRDYLQVLAYMFRFDAKTGYYLYPETEGSADLKLRMNCGSTYEKNVMPRDDISLTKHGLKIPVDALNYAEFSVRMKTCEQEFKSALIF
- the rpoB gene encoding DNA-directed RNA polymerase subunit beta; the protein is MVKDVYYGKTLRKSYARHEEILEMPNLLEVQKNSYQWFLDKGLREVFKDVAAITDYAGNLELSFIDYSMDEPPKYDVEECKARDATYAAPIKVRVRLRNKETEEIKEQEIFMGDFPIMTASGSFVINGAERVIVSQIVRSPGIYYARNEDKAANVTYGTTVIPYRGAWLEYETDLSDVFYVRIDKNRKLPITCLIRAVGPRTDAEIIELFGEDPRILATIEKDTCKTREEALLEIYRKLRPGEPPTVDSSESLLNALFFDPRRYDLSAVGRYKFNKKLAIWQRLSGQKLALPVADPMTGEILAEAGEVLTRERARVLEAKGVNEAVIDLEGTLVKVFSNNMVDMKGFVSFDPEACGVTEKVYFPLLQELLEQYAGDEEGLKEAVADRVDDLVPKHIFVEDMMASINYLNCLAHGVGTADDIDHLGNRRLRCVGELLQNQFRIGFSRMERVIRERMTIQDLDIVTPQSLINIRPVTASIKEFFGSSPLSQFMDQTNPLAELTHKRRMSALGPGGLSRDRASFDVRDVHYSHYGRLCPIETPEGPNIGLISYLASYARINRYGFIEAPYRKVDKATGRLTDEIEYMTADVEDEYIIAQATEPTDEEGYLLHDRITCRHRNEIIEVDRDQVDYIDVSPKMMVSIATAMIPFLENDDANRALMGANMQRQAVPLLTTEAPIVATGQEHKNCIDSGVAVLAEGPGVVTKVSADYVTVRYDSMGVKDYKLTKFMRSNHTTCINQRPIVSVGDRLEKDDVIADGPSTQNGEVALGKNILMGFMTWEGYNYEDAILLNERMVKEDVFTSIHIEEYETESRDTKLGPEEITRDIPNVGEDALKDLDERGIIRVGAEVRAGDILVGKVTPKGETDLTAEERLLRAIFGEKAREVRDTSLKVPHGESGIIVDVKVFTREAGDELSPGVNMVVRVYIAQKRKISVGDKMAGRHGNKGVVSRILPQEDMPFLPDGTPLDIVLNPLGVPSRMNIGQVLEVHLGYAAKALGWKVATPIFNGANEPEIDATLRAAGLRPDGKSYLYDGRTGERFDNPVTVGYVYFLKLHHLVDDKIHARSTGPYSLVTQQPLGGKAQFGGQRFGEMEVWALEAYGAAYTLQEILTVKSDDVTGRVRTYESIVKGHNVPKPGVPESFKVLVKELQALCLDIRVLDDKGQEIELKDDDEDTYQPDRIRDDDDFYGYNAGGESDFAAAGFTLKEGSDEDDLVVDDAGDEDEDLMDDADDGDLD